The window CTTCAGAAAAATGGAGAGTCAAGTAAGATTGTCCGATTTGGGTTTGGATGTGTAAGAGACCCCCACTATGATGTCAGCCCCAAACAGACCTCAAGACAACTTGTTGGAAGCCAATTTGTGTTTTAATGCTCACTCAAAGTGGTCAGCTTGGTGCACAATCAAAACTTTGAGGAAAACTCTCTGGGGGTCTCTAAGGGTTGGGGTATCAAGTAAGGGCAAAGTGCTCTGTAGGGTGGCAGTCCCCGGTTTCTGGTAGAAAGTGGAGCTCCCATTCTTGTTTTTCATCCTTTAACAAAGTTGCCTAGTGGCTGATTTGGTATCACGCGCCTCACCCGCCACAGTTTTCGACCAAACAGATGACGAGTGAGAGAGACATTTGAGGAGGCTGGTTTTAAAAAGACAGGAGCTCATTCAGTGTTCCAAACAGGAGgtaatttgtttttaatattaaagCATAAAAATGCACAATATCAGATACCTGTATAATAGCCTAATATAGGATTGCCCATATTACACCGTTAATGACTGCCCTGCTTTATCAAACCTACTACATATTCAAAGACAATCGGAAAGTGAAAATCAGTAAATTTCACTATCAAGCCTATCAAGTGCAAGAATAATTCCTGGTTTTTCACCAAAGGATTCTGTGTCAATCAAGACCTTTCCAGTGTAGTGTAGCTTTGAGCTAGCCCTTGAGACAACTCAGGGCATGCCCCAAATGATAAATCTTCTGTGCTTCCTCCAGTTTCTCCTCAAGGCACTGAATGAGAACGGGATCCACTTTAGGATCAAACTTATTGGCAAACCAGTGACCATAGTTGAGTAACCAACGCAATTCTGCCGCTCCAAAAATACAAACACTGCGAACGTGTTCCCCTGTGCACTGTGGGTAAATGCCCCCCTCCAAGTATTCCCACTTCACCAGCCTGGTCTTACTCATCAGGTCTGTGATGTCAGGTTGAGATCTGGGCACCGCTCCGGGGACCCCTGGCACTCGCACAAGTGTGGCCCAGAAGTGTTCATCTGGGGAGTAGGTGTCCTCCGACCAGGCCAAGAAATCCTTTGCTTCAGCAGAAGAGTCCAGGTGCAGAACAAACTGCCGTGACAGCACAAAGTATGCATTGCCAATGAACATCTCTATGCCGTGTGGCGGCAGTGTTTTTGCCTTGTCCGTTTTCACCGGCAGCTTTTGATACTCGAAACTAGCGTCTTTTAGCTCGTAGTGGAAGGAGAACCTCTGCTTCTTGAGCTGAGATGGTCGGCTCGTTTCTAACATGTTGGAGCCGTTTAACTTCTTCAGCTCTGACACCAGCTCCATGTTGGACTTGAGGGGGAAATCCTGGCCACACAGGTTGATGACGTATTTCCACTTGACCTCTGACCCCA of the Cololabis saira isolate AMF1-May2022 chromosome 11, fColSai1.1, whole genome shotgun sequence genome contains:
- the LOC133455063 gene encoding beta-1,3-galactosyl-O-glycosyl-glycoprotein beta-1,6-N-acetylglucosaminyltransferase 4-like, yielding MTRRCSLRRLIQKQFVPSLLLLLTLTALLLVSVKYNYVIESASTSKVSGNQLSHKYDINCSAIYDMDPLEVGKTLIIRKTKGVELKKGVELKDKSVINLTENCASFTRSRGYNKVCTSEEERDFPIAYSLVVHKYASMVERLLRAVYSPSNIYCIHYDQKSSAEFIAAMEGLARCLPNVFIASKRESVYYASISRLKADLNCLSDLLGSEVKWKYVINLCGQDFPLKSNMELVSELKKLNGSNMLETSRPSQLKKQRFSFHYELKDASFEYQKLPVKTDKAKTLPPHGIEMFIGNAYFVLSRQFVLHLDSSAEAKDFLAWSEDTYSPDEHFWATLVRVPGVPGAVPRSQPDITDLMSKTRLVKWEYLEGGIYPQCTGEHVRSVCIFGAAELRWLLNYGHWFANKFDPKVDPVLIQCLEEKLEEAQKIYHLGHALSCLKG